A region from the Clostridia bacterium genome encodes:
- a CDS encoding ABC transporter substrate-binding protein, protein MRRRWQERQRRFARAAALLLAAGLLVAGCGSGAPSGQNGGTGGSETSQGGQIQPGGTLNIAMTGDIVSLDPAFAYDFTTNQVVDQMTEGLLKFDAQGHVQPNLAESVENPDPTTYIYHLRKDVKFWDGNPMTADDVVYSMQRVMDPKTASYVGWMYGNVDKVVKVDDYTVKVTLKQPDAFWQYVPATTAGHVVEKKWMESHPKAGKPEEGIMGTGPFMYVSWTPGQEIVLKKNPNYWDKSAGGPYLDKLVYHVIPDGTTIVAGLKTGEIDFAIDAVPSDQLALVQKMDNVALKMITGDQVNYVAFNNSREPFTDPKIRQALNYLIDRKAIVDKFAHGASDPAGPTLVTPGLWTLGDRSKWEEAYKALPDYSYNPEKAKELLKQSSRPNGFSFKLLVDPDPVRTGAAVQLQAEAEKIGIHIQIEKVTWQQLATQLLGKKDYDAAMDIWGSDFPDPAGNLFPTFLSTNTGDGGSNQVLYKNPKVDELLHQQNGLTDPEQRAEILRQVQSIIAEDVPMIAIDYPKQTLAINKKVSGYDFSALWYWDAYAKNLHFTK, encoded by the coding sequence TTGCGGCGACGTTGGCAGGAACGACAGCGGAGGTTCGCGAGGGCCGCGGCCCTCCTGCTGGCGGCCGGCCTGCTCGTGGCCGGTTGCGGCAGCGGGGCGCCCTCGGGCCAGAACGGGGGCACCGGCGGAAGCGAGACCAGCCAGGGCGGGCAGATCCAGCCCGGCGGGACGCTGAACATCGCCATGACGGGCGACATCGTCTCGCTGGACCCGGCCTTCGCGTACGACTTCACGACGAACCAGGTCGTCGACCAGATGACGGAGGGGCTCCTGAAGTTCGACGCGCAGGGCCACGTCCAGCCGAACCTGGCCGAGTCCGTGGAGAACCCGGACCCGACGACCTACATCTACCACCTGCGCAAGGACGTCAAGTTCTGGGACGGCAATCCGATGACGGCGGACGACGTCGTCTACAGCATGCAGCGCGTCATGGATCCCAAGACGGCGTCCTACGTGGGCTGGATGTACGGCAACGTCGACAAGGTCGTGAAGGTGGACGACTACACCGTCAAGGTGACGCTCAAGCAACCGGACGCCTTCTGGCAGTACGTGCCGGCTACCACGGCGGGGCACGTCGTGGAGAAGAAGTGGATGGAGAGCCACCCGAAGGCCGGCAAGCCGGAGGAGGGCATCATGGGCACCGGGCCGTTCATGTACGTGTCCTGGACGCCCGGGCAGGAGATCGTGCTCAAGAAGAACCCGAACTACTGGGACAAGTCGGCGGGCGGGCCCTACCTCGACAAGCTCGTCTACCACGTGATCCCGGACGGCACCACGATCGTCGCCGGGCTGAAGACGGGCGAGATCGACTTCGCCATCGACGCCGTCCCGTCCGACCAGCTGGCGCTCGTCCAGAAGATGGACAACGTCGCGCTGAAGATGATCACGGGCGACCAGGTGAACTACGTCGCCTTCAACAACTCCCGCGAACCGTTCACGGACCCGAAGATCCGCCAGGCGTTGAACTACCTCATCGACCGCAAGGCGATCGTGGACAAGTTCGCGCACGGCGCGAGCGACCCGGCCGGCCCGACCCTCGTGACGCCCGGCCTCTGGACGCTCGGCGATCGGAGCAAGTGGGAAGAAGCGTACAAGGCGCTGCCGGACTACTCGTACAACCCGGAGAAGGCGAAGGAACTCCTGAAGCAGTCCAGCCGGCCGAACGGCTTCAGCTTCAAGCTGCTCGTCGACCCGGACCCGGTCCGCACCGGCGCGGCCGTGCAGCTTCAGGCCGAGGCGGAGAAGATCGGCATCCACATCCAGATCGAGAAGGTCACGTGGCAGCAGCTGGCGACGCAGCTCCTCGGCAAGAAGGACTACGACGCGGCGATGGACATCTGGGGCAGCGACTTCCCGGATCCGGCCGGCAACCTCTTCCCGACGTTCCTCTCGACGAACACGGGGGACGGCGGCTCGAACCAGGTGCTCTACAAGAACCCGAAGGTCGACGAGCTGCTCCACCAGCAGAACGGGCTGACGGATCCGGAGCAGCGCGCGGAGATCCTGCGGCAGGTGCAGTCGATCATCGCCGAGGACGTGCCGATGATCGCGATCGACTACCCGAAGCAGACGCTCGCGATCAACAAGAAGGTGTCCGGCTACGACTTCTCGGCGCTCTGGTACTGGGACGCCTACGCGAAGAACCTGCACTTCACCAAGTGA